The sequence AAGGAAGGAGATAAAGAAAGAATTCAAGCTTTTGAAGGAGTTGTTATTAGAAAGAGAGGATCTGGAACAGACGCCACGTTCACAGTTAGAAAAGTTTCCTACGGAATTGGAATCGAAAGAACTTTCCCATTCCACACAAAGGTTATTGATAGAGTGGAAGTTCTCAAGAGAGGTATTGTAAGAAGAGCAAGACTCTACTACCTCAGAGAACTCAAAGGTAAAGCTGCTAAAATTAAAGAGAAGAAAGAGTGGATGACAAAGAAGTAATACTTTCCTTTGAAAAGAGTCTATGGGAAAAAGGTTTTAAATTTGTTGCTGGAATAGATGAAGCGGGAAGAGGGCCGTTAGCTGGACCGGTTGTTGCTGCTGCTGTTGTCTTCCCGCAAAACATTAACCCCTTTTTATTTAAAGACTCGAAAAAGTTAACAGAAAAAAAGAGGGAAAGACTTTTTTATGAAATCTTTGAAAAAGCTGTTTCCGTTGGCGTAGGTTTTGCTGATTCTACGGAAATAGATAAGTTAAACATTCTTAACGCTACAAAGCTAGCTGTAAAGAGAGCCATATCCTCCCTTTCGGTAGAACCAGAGTTTCTTATAACTGATGCTCTTAAGTTGGAGGAGTTTAAAGAAAATTCTCTAGCACTTGTTAAAGGCGATGAGAAAAGTTTTTCTTGTGCTTGTGCAAGTGTTGTAGCTAAGGTTGTTAGAGATTTCATTATGAAAGACTTGGCAAAATTCTTTCCAGAGTACGGCTTTGAAAAACACAAAGGTTATCCAACAAAACATCACGTAGAAATGATAAAAAAGTGGGGAGTTTCTCCTGTTCATAGGAGGAGTTTTGGAAAAGTTGAAAGGAAAATGGGGGGAGGAAGTAGCTTCCCAGCATCTACTTGCGAAAGGTTACGATATTATCAGGAGAAATTTCAGGAGCTCTTACGGAGAAATTGATATTATTGCCTTTGAAAAATCAACAAAAACGCTTATCTTTGTAGAAGTACGTCTAAGGAAGAAAGGTTCTTTAGTTACTCCTCTAGAGTCCATTGATTGGAAAAAGCAGGAAAGACTAAAGAAAACAGCAGAAATCTTCCTGACAAAGTTTAACCTTGACTATGATTTTATTAGGTTTGACGTTATAGGAATAACTTACAGAGGGAGAGAATCCTTTGATATAGAACATATAAAAGATGCTTTCTAGTTGATATAATTCGCTTAAATTCTAACCGTTTGTAAATGGAGGGTCTATTTTGGCTAAGGTAAGAGTTTACCAGCTTGCAAAAGAGCTCGGTATGTCTCCAAAAGAGCTTTTGAATAAGCTTCGTGAAGAACTTGATATGCAAATTAAAAGTACTCAATCGGGACTTGATGAAAAACAGGTAATGCTTGTTAAGGAATTTATTAAACCTGTAAAAGTAGAACCTCAACCTAAGAAGGAAGAAGCAGAAGTCTTGCCTATTGAGGAGAAAGAAGTTAAGAAAGAAGGAGTGGTAGTATCCAAAGAACCTGAAAAAACTGAATCTATGAAAGAATCTACCTTTGAAGAAGTGAAAAAAGAGGAAGAAAAAGTCGAGAAAGAACAAAAGTTTGAGGATAAAGGAAAGGAATCTGAAGAACAGAAAGTGCAGCAAGTAGAAGAAAAGAGAGATAGAGGACAAAGACCGAGGAGAAAATCTGAAGTTAGGATTCTTTCCCCTGAAGAACTTGCAAGAAGACGCCGTAGAAGGAGAAAGCCTTTTAGAAAACGTGAGGAAGGGGAAAGGAAGTTTCCTTCTAGGAAGGAAAGACCTGAAAGGATTGGAAAGGCAAAAAGAGAGGATAGAGAGAAACAGAAAGTAGCAGAGGAAAAGGTTACAAGAGAACAGCTTGAAAAACTTGTTTCTTCTACTAAGGACAGTAGAGATAAGGAAAAGCCTAAAACTGCTGAGGATCTTGTAGCTGAAAGAAAGAAAGAACAGAAGGAATTGGAAGATCAAAAAAGATTTGAAGGGCTTATGAGAAAAATTGAGGAAAAGAACAGAGCTAAAAGAAAGAAACGGAAGAAGAAGAAAAAAGAAGAGGTTAAGGAAGAAATTCCCTTCGAAGAACTTTCTGAAGAGGAACAGCTTCAAAGACTTATTGAAGAGGAAGAAAGAGCAAAAACAGTTGTTATTCCTGAGGTTATTTCTGTTAGAGAGTTTGCCGAAAAACTAGGAGTTGATCCTACGCAACTTCTACAAGACTTGATAGCTCTTGGAAAGTTTGTAGCTATAAATCAGCCTATAGATTTTGAAACCGCAGGTAAGGTTGCAGAAAAGTACGGCAAAGTGGTTAAGCTTGAAGGAGCAGAAGAAGAAGAGACACTCTTTGAGAAAGAGTTGGAGGAAACTCCTGATAGAGAGGAGGATCTAAAACCAAGGCCTCCGATTATTACCGTAATGGGACACGTTGACCACGGGAAAACTACACTTCTTGACTACATAAGAAATACAAACGTTGCTGAAAGGGAAGCAGGAGGAATTACACAACATATTGGTGCTTCCGTTGTTGAAGTTGATACAAGCGAAGGAAAGAAAAAGCTTGTTTTCCTTGATACTCCTGGACACGAAGCTTTCACAGCTATGAGAGCCCGTGGAGCACAGGTTACCGATATTGCCGTTCTTGTTGTTGCTGCAGATGACGGAGTTATGCCTCAAACTATAGAGGCTATAAACCACGCCAAGGCCGCAGGTGTTCCAATAATCGTTGCAATTAACAAGATAGATAAACCAGGATCAAATCCTGAGAGAGTTAAACAAGAACTTACTCAATATGGGCTTATCCCTGAAGATTGGGGTGGTGACACCATAATGGTTCCTGTTTCTGCAAAGACTGGACAAGGAGTTGATGAACTTCTTGAAATGATCGCCCTTCAAGCTGAACTTATGGAGCTTAAGGCAAATCCTGATAAAAAAGCCCGTGGAGTTGTCTTAGAAGCAAAACTTGATAAGAAACGTGGGCCAGTTGCTACATTCTTGGTTCAATCAGGAACTTTAAGAGTTGGTGATGCAGTCGTCGTAGGTCTCCATGCTGGAAAGATAAGGGCAATGTTTGATGACAAAGGTAATCCTATTAAGGAAGCTGGACCTTCTACTCCTGTAGAAGTTCTTGGGCTTGATGGTGTGCCACTTGCAGGAGATAAGTTTGTAGTCGTTAAGGATGAAAAAACTGCAAGAAAAATCGCTGAGAAAAGACAAGAACTTGCAAGAGAATCTGCCCTTGAGAAAGAAAAGAAAGTATCTCTTGAGGAACTATTTGCTCAAGTTCAGCAGGGGGATATTAAGGAACTTAAGGTTGTCCTTAAAGCAGACGCTCAAGGTTCCATAGAAGCTATTAGGAAATCTTTAGAAGATCTATCTACAGATGAGGTTAAGGTTAAGATTATTCATGCCGGTGTTGGACCAATTACCGAAAACGACGTAATGCTTGCAGCAGCTTCAAATGCCATCGTTATAGGTTTCAACGTAAGACCCGATTCTGCCGCAAGGAAAGCTGCAGAACAAGAAAAAATCGATGTTAGAACTTACAGAGTTATCTACGATATTGTTGATGAAATTAAGAAGGCTATGCAGGGTCTTCTTGCTCCAGAAGAGAAAGAAGTTTACCTTGGTTCTGCTGAGGTTAGGGCGACCTTTAAGATTAAAGGAGTTGGAACTGTCGCCGGTTGCTATGTGAAAGATGGAGTAATCAGAAGAAATGCAAACGTTAGGCTTGTTAGAGATGGTGTTGTTATTTACGAAGGAAAGATTGCTTCTCTCAAGAGATTTAAAGATGATGTTAGGGAAGTTCAGGCCGGTTATGAGTGTGGTATAGGTCTTGAGAACTTTAACGACATTAAAGTTGGAGACGTTATTGAATGCTACACAATTGAAGAAGTAGCAAGAGAACTTTAAATAACTTTGGCGGCGTTCCGCCGCCATTTAAATATTAAATCTCATCCCATCCTTCAACAGCACTTGCTTGATTGTAAGAAGTAACTGTGGCTTCAAAGAAGTTAGCCTTTACGTTTCCTTCTCCACCTGTATCGGCAATCCTCTCTAAGTGTTCATACGGATTAGGTCTATCAGGGAATATAGGTTCCAGTCCAAGGGCTTTAAGCCTTTTGTTGGCAATGTAGTAAGTATAGTCCTCTATAGATTGTTCATTCATTCCTAAGATTTTGTTCCCAATCACTTTCTTGCTGAATCTTTGTTCCTGATCAACAGCTATCCTGAACATTTCATAAATCTTGTCTTTTGGTAAGTACTTTTTAAAGTTTTCGTCAGTTAGATCTTTCATAAAGTGTTCAAAAAGAATAACGTGTGTAAGTTCGTCTCTGTTAATGTAGCGAATTATGTCTGCAGTTCCCTGCATTAAGTTTCTTGAGGCTAAGTTGTAGAAGAACATAAATCCGTTGTAAAAGTAAAGACCTTCAAGAAGGTAATTTCCAACTAAGACTTCTCCATAGTTTTCCATAGTTGGTTCTTCTAAAAACTTCTGATAGATGTCTGCAATGTACTTGTTTCTCTCAAAAAGGATTGGATCTTTTTTCCACCAATAGTAAACAGCTTCTCTGTGTTCTTTGGGAACAACAGATTCAATTGTATATCCGTAGCTTTGCGAATGTATAGCTTCTTGATAAGCGTGAATAGAGAGGTCTATCGTTATTTCAGGTGCCTTAACATATGCTGCAATGTTTGGAATGTTCGTTGTTTGAATTGAGTCAAGAAAGACTAAAAAGGAAAGAATTTCATCGTAAGCCTGTCTTTCATCGTCGGTAAGTTCCTTGTAGTCCTGAACGTCTTGGGTAAGGTCAACGGTTTCAGGAATCCAAAAGTTTGCCATCATCGCTCTATAAAGCTTTGTAGCCCATTCGTACTTTATATCGTTGAGGTTAAAGATGTTTGTGGTATCTCCAAAAAGAATTCCTCTTTTTGCTGGATCGTCGTCACCGTTTGGATTAAAGATAGGTCTTGGTTTCATCAGTTCTTTTTTTATGTCAGACATTTTTTCCTCCCTAAACTAGTTTGCACATGCTATACACCCTTCTTTCTTAGAAACCATTTCTTGACTGTCTTTCTGGATGGTTCTGACGTAGTAAATGGTTTTTATTCCTTTCTCCCAAGCATACATAACAGTCTCAAATATATCTTTT is a genomic window of Desulfurobacteriaceae bacterium containing:
- a CDS encoding ribonucleotide-diphosphate reductase subunit beta, which codes for MKPRPIFNPNGDDDPAKRGILFGDTTNIFNLNDIKYEWATKLYRAMMANFWIPETVDLTQDVQDYKELTDDERQAYDEILSFLVFLDSIQTTNIPNIAAYVKAPEITIDLSIHAYQEAIHSQSYGYTIESVVPKEHREAVYYWWKKDPILFERNKYIADIYQKFLEEPTMENYGEVLVGNYLLEGLYFYNGFMFFYNLASRNLMQGTADIIRYINRDELTHVILFEHFMKDLTDENFKKYLPKDKIYEMFRIAVDQEQRFSKKVIGNKILGMNEQSIEDYTYYIANKRLKALGLEPIFPDRPNPYEHLERIADTGGEGNVKANFFEATVTSYNQASAVEGWDEI
- a CDS encoding ribonuclease HII, which codes for MDDKEVILSFEKSLWEKGFKFVAGIDEAGRGPLAGPVVAAAVVFPQNINPFLFKDSKKLTEKKRERLFYEIFEKAVSVGVGFADSTEIDKLNILNATKLAVKRAISSLSVEPEFLITDALKLEEFKENSLALVKGDEKSFSCACASVVAKVVRDFIMKDLAKFFPEYGFEKHKGYPTKHHVEMIKKWGVSPVHRRSFGKVERKMGGGSSFPASTCERLRYYQEKFQELLRRN
- the infB gene encoding translation initiation factor IF-2, producing the protein MLAKVRVYQLAKELGMSPKELLNKLREELDMQIKSTQSGLDEKQVMLVKEFIKPVKVEPQPKKEEAEVLPIEEKEVKKEGVVVSKEPEKTESMKESTFEEVKKEEEKVEKEQKFEDKGKESEEQKVQQVEEKRDRGQRPRRKSEVRILSPEELARRRRRRRKPFRKREEGERKFPSRKERPERIGKAKREDREKQKVAEEKVTREQLEKLVSSTKDSRDKEKPKTAEDLVAERKKEQKELEDQKRFEGLMRKIEEKNRAKRKKRKKKKKEEVKEEIPFEELSEEEQLQRLIEEEERAKTVVIPEVISVREFAEKLGVDPTQLLQDLIALGKFVAINQPIDFETAGKVAEKYGKVVKLEGAEEEETLFEKELEETPDREEDLKPRPPIITVMGHVDHGKTTLLDYIRNTNVAEREAGGITQHIGASVVEVDTSEGKKKLVFLDTPGHEAFTAMRARGAQVTDIAVLVVAADDGVMPQTIEAINHAKAAGVPIIVAINKIDKPGSNPERVKQELTQYGLIPEDWGGDTIMVPVSAKTGQGVDELLEMIALQAELMELKANPDKKARGVVLEAKLDKKRGPVATFLVQSGTLRVGDAVVVGLHAGKIRAMFDDKGNPIKEAGPSTPVEVLGLDGVPLAGDKFVVVKDEKTARKIAEKRQELARESALEKEKKVSLEELFAQVQQGDIKELKVVLKADAQGSIEAIRKSLEDLSTDEVKVKIIHAGVGPITENDVMLAAASNAIVIGFNVRPDSAARKAAEQEKIDVRTYRVIYDIVDEIKKAMQGLLAPEEKEVYLGSAEVRATFKIKGVGTVAGCYVKDGVIRRNANVRLVRDGVVIYEGKIASLKRFKDDVREVQAGYECGIGLENFNDIKVGDVIECYTIEEVAREL
- a CDS encoding YraN family protein; this translates as MKGKWGEEVASQHLLAKGYDIIRRNFRSSYGEIDIIAFEKSTKTLIFVEVRLRKKGSLVTPLESIDWKKQERLKKTAEIFLTKFNLDYDFIRFDVIGITYRGRESFDIEHIKDAF
- the rplS gene encoding 50S ribosomal protein L19, yielding MSIGGLDALIKAVQEKYMRNDIPEFRVGDTVRVYVKVKEGDKERIQAFEGVVIRKRGSGTDATFTVRKVSYGIGIERTFPFHTKVIDRVEVLKRGIVRRARLYYLRELKGKAAKIKEKKEWMTKK